One window of Triticum dicoccoides isolate Atlit2015 ecotype Zavitan chromosome 5A, WEW_v2.0, whole genome shotgun sequence genomic DNA carries:
- the LOC119298455 gene encoding phospholipase D beta 1-like, producing the protein MSDDEDCRTTAALLASTSSNHRAVLLHGSLDIWIDEACNLPNKDILSNTMGGLLKSCTSDPGVKSTSDPYVTVLVGSATVARTHVIQDDENPKWRQHFLVPVAHEAAAVSFVVKDSDVIGAELIGAVAVPAESLLAGDRVDGVYPVLEPSGKPCAPGATLRMSVQYVPVARLTMYSHGVTPGPDFPGVPNTYFPLRRGGRVTLYQDAHVPGDGQCLPEIRLGNGELYRHGQCWHDVYDAMSQAKHLIYITGWSVFHTIHLVRDGDKARPLGDLLKKKSQEGVRVLLLVWDDPTSRSVLGIQMEGYMGTRDEETRRFFKHSSVQILLCSRSAGKRHSWVKQKETGTIFTHHQKTVIVDADAGNGKRKIVAFVGGLDLCGGRYDTPRHNLFHTLHTVHKEDYYNPNFAVTDERGPREPWHDLHSKIDGPAAFDVLKNFEERWSKSSKRHGSKKLSKSCNDTLLWIEKISEMAAIDDDVYSNDNDTERWDVQIFRSIDSNSVKAFPKDPREATIQNLVCGKNVLIDMSIHTAYVTAIRAAQHFIYIENQYFLGSSFQWDSHRDLGANNLIPIEVALKIANKIYANERFSAYIIIPMWPEGNPTGAPTQRILYWQKKTMQMMYEIIYKALKDTGLNGSYDPQDYLNFFCLGNREAVENANAFADAFSPTNPQDQARKNRRFMVYVHSKGMIVDDEYVIIGSANINQRSMEGTRDTEIAMGAYQPHYTWSNMFSAPRGQIYGYRMSLWAEHIGGVEASFERPDTLECVRRVRGIGDANWKRFVAEEVTEMRGHLIRYPVAVEWNGKVGPLQGCAAFPDVGGNICGSFSGIQENLTI; encoded by the exons atgTCGGACGACGAGGACTGCCGGACGACGGCGGCGCTGCTGGCGTCGACGTCGTCTAACCACCGGGCGGTGCTGCTCCACGGCAGCCTGGACATCTGGATCGACGAGGCGTGCAACCTCCCCAACAAGGACATCCTGTCCAACACCATGGGCGGCCTCCTCAAGAGCTGCACCTCCGACCCCGGCGTCAAGTCCACCAGCGACCCCTACGTCACCGTGCTGGTCGGCTCCGCCACGGTGGCGCGCACCCACGTGATCCAGGACGACGAGAACCCCAAGTGGCGGCAGCACTTCCTGGTGCCCGTGGCGCACgaggccgccgccgtgagcttcgtCGTCAAGGACAGCGACGTGATCGGGGCGGAGCTCATCGGCGCCGTGGCGGTCCCCGCCGAGTCCCTCCTGGCCGGCGACCGCGTGGACGGCGTGTACCCGGTGCTGGAGCCGTCCGGGAAGCCGTGCGCTCCGGGCGCGACGCTGCGGATGTCGGTGCAGTACGTGCCCGTGGCGAGGCTCACCATGTACAGCCACGGCGTGACGCCGGGCCCGGACTTCCCCGGCGTGCCCAACACCTACTTCCCGCTCCGGCGCGGCGGGCGGGTGACGCTGTACCAGGACGCGCACGTGCCCGGCGACGGGCAGTGCCTGCCGGAGATCCGGCTCGGGAACGGGGAGCTCTACCGGCACGGGCAGTGCTGGCACGACGTGTACGACGCCATGTCGCAGGCGAAGCATCTCATCTACATCACCGGGTGGTCGGTGTTCCACACGATCCACCTGGTGCGCGACGGCGACAAGGCGCGGCCGCTGGGTGATCTGCTCAAGAAGAAGTCGCAGGAGGGGGTCCGGGTGCTGCTGCTCGTCTGGGACGATCCCACGTCCAGAAGCGTCCTTGGCATCCAGATG GAAGGTTACATGGGCACACGAGATGAGGAGACACGTAGATTTTTCAAGCATTCTTCGGTTCAGATACTGCTCTGCTCACGATCTGCCGGGAAAAGGCACAGCTGGGTTAAGCAAAAG GAGACAGGAACCATTTTTACCCACCATCAGAAAACGGTGATCGTCGACGCCGATGCCGGCAATGGTAAACGGAAGATAGTCGCTTTCGTCGGAGGCCTTGATCTATGTGGTGGGAGATATGACACTCCAAGGCACAATCTGTTTCACACTCTTCACACAGTGCACAAGGAGGATTATTACAACCCAAACTTCGCG GTAACTGATGAGCGTGGGCCGAGAGAACCATGGCATGATTTGCATTCCAAGATCGATGGCCCGGCAGCATTCGATGTCCTGAAGAACTTTGAGGAGCGTTGGTCAAAATCATCCAAGCGCCACGGGTCCAAGAAATTGTCGAAATCATGTAATGACACGTTGCTCTGGATCGAAAAGATATCCGAGATGGCAGCTATTGACGACGATGTATACTCCAATGACAATGACACAGAGAGATGGGATGTTCAG ATTTTCCGATCGATCGACTCGAACTCCGTCAAGGCTTTTCCAAAGGATCCACGAGAAGCAACCATTCAG AATCTTGTTTGCGGGAAAAATGTACTAATCGATATGAGCATACACACAGCCTACGTTACTGCCATCCGAGCAGCCCAACACTTCATCTATATTGAAAATCAGTATTTCCTTGGCTCTTCATTTCAATGGGATTCACATAGAGATCTTG GCGCGAATAATTTAATACCGATCGAGGTAGCCCTGAAAATTGCTAACAAGATCTACGCGAACGAGAGATTTTCGGCGTACATAATAATTCCGATGTGGCCTGAAGGCAACCCAACCGGTGCTCCTACACAGAGAATTCTTTACTGGCAG AAAAAAACGATGCAGATGATGTACGAGATAATCTACAAGGCACTGAAAGACACGGGACTGAATGGTTCATATGACCCACAGGACTACCTGAATTTCTTCTGCCTCGGCAACCGAGAAGCGGTGGAAAATGCCAACGCTTTCGCCGATGCATTTTCACCCACCAACCCTCAG GACCAAGCTAGGAAGAACAGGAGGTTCATGGTGTACGTGCACTCCAAGGGCATGATCGTGGACGACGAGTACGTGATCATCGGGTCGGCCAACATCAACCAGAGGTCCATGGAGGGGACGAGGGACACCGAGATCGCCATGGGCGCGTACCAGCCCCACTACACCTGGTCCAACATGTTCTCCGCTCCCCGCGGACAG ATCTACGGGTACAGGATGTCGCTGTGGGCGGAGCACATCGGGGGCGTGGAGGCGAGCTTCGAGCGGCCGGACACGCTGGAGTGCGTGCGGCGGGTGCGGGGCATCGGGGACGCCAACTGGAAGCGGTTCGTGGCGGAGGAGGTGACCGAGATGCGGGGGCACCTCATCAGGTACCCCGTCGCCGTCGAGTGGAACGGCAAGGTCGGGCCGCTGCAGGGGTGCGCCGCCTTCCCGGACGTCGGCGGCAACATCTGCGGCTCCTTCTCCGGCATCCAGGAGAACCTCACCATATGA